A DNA window from Canis lupus dingo isolate Sandy chromosome 2, ASM325472v2, whole genome shotgun sequence contains the following coding sequences:
- the TMCO6 gene encoding transmembrane and coiled-coil domain-containing protein 6 isoform X2 yields the protein MTLGEAEIQQFLGLAQRGTEEKEREKALVSLRRGLQHPETQQAFILLEGSMRTLVGLLTSNQALLQLEAARCLHELSHSEQSAVAEACLPATSYLLTYLSSHSSDFIELCLYTLGNLIVESEAVRRQLLPQGIVPSLAACIQSPHLTVLEALGYALSQLLQAKEAPEAIIPSVLGSTLPQHILQLLQPGPKLNLGVAVEFAWCLHYIICSQVNNALLISHGCLSTLGLLLLDMAGAVQRTEDARMELLACPVLRCLSNLLTEAAVEVVGGPNQLEDERVVAALFILLQFFLQKQPSLLPEGLWLLNNLTANSPSFCTSLLSMDLIEPLLQLLPVSNVVSVLVLTVLCNVAEKGPAYCQRLWPGPLLPCLIGTLAFSDTEVVGHSLELLQLLFLYQPETAEAFLQQSGLQVLERHQEAAQLQDRVHALQKTALHR from the exons ATGACCCTCGGAGAAGCCGAG ATCCAGCAGTTCCTCGGGTTAGCGCAGCGGgggacagaggaaaaggagagagagaaggctctgGTCAGCCTTCGTCGAGGCTTGCAGCATCCTGAGACACAGCAGGCCTTCATCTT GCTGGAGGGCAGCATGCGGACCTTGGTCGGGCTTCTGACCAGCAACCAAGCCCTGTTGCAGCTTGAGGCCGCTCGGTGCCTTCATGAGCTCTCTCATTCTGAGCAGTCTGCGGTGGCTGAGGCCTGCCTGCCAGCTACTTCCTACCTTCTCACCTACCTCTCCAGTCACAGCTCAGACTTTATA GAGCTCTGTCTGTATACATTGGGTAACCTGATTGTGGAGAGTGAGGCTGTGAGAAGGCAGCTTCTGCCACAGGGCATCGTTCCATCTTTGGCCGCCTGCATCCAG TCTCCCCATCTGACTGTGCTGGAAGCCCTTGGATATGCCTTGTCCCAGCTCCTGCAGGCTAAGGAAGCTCCAGAGGCGATCATCCC CTCCGTTTTGGGCTCCACTCTCCCCCAGCATATCCTGCAACTGTTGCAACCTGGCCCAAAGCTGAACCTTGGAGTCGCTGTGGAGTTTGCCTGGTGCCTGCACTATATCATCTGCAG CCAGGTCAACAATGCCCTGCTTATCTCCCATGGTTGTCTGTCCACTCTGGGCCTGCTGCTATTAGACATGGCTGGGGCTGTCCAGAGAACTGAGGATGCAAGGATGGAGCTG CTGGCATGCCCTGTGCTTCGGTGTCTAAGCAACCTGCTAACAGAAGCAGCAGTGGAAGTTGTGGGAGGGCCAAATCAGCTTGAAGATGAGCGTGTCGTGGCCGCTTTATTTATCCTCCTGCAGTTCTTCCTCCAGAAACAGCCCAGCCTTCTCCCTGAGGGCCTCTGGCTCCTGAATAACCTCACTG CAAATAGTCCTAGTTTCTGTACCTCCTTGCTCTCCATGGATCTGATTGAGCCCCTCTTGCAGTTGCTGCCAGTTTCTAACGTGGTGAGCGTATTG GTGCTCACAGTTCTGTGCAATGTGGCAGAGAAGGGTCCTGCTTACTGTCAACGTCTGTGGCCAGGGCCCTTGCTCCCCTGCTTGATAGGCACGCTGGCCTTCTCTGACACTGAAGTAGTAGGCCACAGTTTAGAGCTGCTGCAACTGTTGTTCCTCTATCAGCCAGAG acTGCAGAGGCCTTTCTGCAGCAATCAGGGCTGCAGGTCCTGGAGAGGCATCAGGAAGCAGCACAGCTCCAGGATCGTGTGCATGCTCTCCAGAAGACAGCTCTTCATAGGTGA
- the TMCO6 gene encoding transmembrane and coiled-coil domain-containing protein 6 isoform X1 — protein sequence MWSGRQGRLRPVGCAVEELRCRWREREAALRKARREQQLISKRLLRDDALEETEGGCVAMTLGEAEIQQFLGLAQRGTEEKEREKALVSLRRGLQHPETQQAFILLEGSMRTLVGLLTSNQALLQLEAARCLHELSHSEQSAVAEACLPATSYLLTYLSSHSSDFISPHLTVLEALGYALSQLLQAKEAPEAIIPSVLGSTLPQHILQLLQPGPKLNLGVAVEFAWCLHYIICSQVNNALLISHGCLSTLGLLLLDMAGAVQRTEDARMELLACPVLRCLSNLLTEAAVEVVGGPNQLEDERVVAALFILLQFFLQKQPSLLPEGLWLLNNLTANSPSFCTSLLSMDLIEPLLQLLPVSNVVSVLVLTVLCNVAEKGPAYCQRLWPGPLLPCLIGTLAFSDTEVVGHSLELLQLLFLYQPETAEAFLQQSGLQVLERHQEAAQLQDRVHALQKTALHR from the exons ATGTGGAGCGGCCGGCAGGGCCGCCTCAGGCCGGTGGGCTGCGCAGTGGAGGAGCTACGGTGCCGCTGGAGGGAGCGGGAGGCAG CGCTGCGGAAGGCGCGGAGGGAGCAGCAACTGATCAGTAAGAGGCTGCTGAGAGATGACGCCCTGGAGGAAACTGAAGGGGGATGTGTGGCCATGACCCTCGGAGAAGCCGAG ATCCAGCAGTTCCTCGGGTTAGCGCAGCGGgggacagaggaaaaggagagagagaaggctctgGTCAGCCTTCGTCGAGGCTTGCAGCATCCTGAGACACAGCAGGCCTTCATCTT GCTGGAGGGCAGCATGCGGACCTTGGTCGGGCTTCTGACCAGCAACCAAGCCCTGTTGCAGCTTGAGGCCGCTCGGTGCCTTCATGAGCTCTCTCATTCTGAGCAGTCTGCGGTGGCTGAGGCCTGCCTGCCAGCTACTTCCTACCTTCTCACCTACCTCTCCAGTCACAGCTCAGACTTTATA TCTCCCCATCTGACTGTGCTGGAAGCCCTTGGATATGCCTTGTCCCAGCTCCTGCAGGCTAAGGAAGCTCCAGAGGCGATCATCCC CTCCGTTTTGGGCTCCACTCTCCCCCAGCATATCCTGCAACTGTTGCAACCTGGCCCAAAGCTGAACCTTGGAGTCGCTGTGGAGTTTGCCTGGTGCCTGCACTATATCATCTGCAG CCAGGTCAACAATGCCCTGCTTATCTCCCATGGTTGTCTGTCCACTCTGGGCCTGCTGCTATTAGACATGGCTGGGGCTGTCCAGAGAACTGAGGATGCAAGGATGGAGCTG CTGGCATGCCCTGTGCTTCGGTGTCTAAGCAACCTGCTAACAGAAGCAGCAGTGGAAGTTGTGGGAGGGCCAAATCAGCTTGAAGATGAGCGTGTCGTGGCCGCTTTATTTATCCTCCTGCAGTTCTTCCTCCAGAAACAGCCCAGCCTTCTCCCTGAGGGCCTCTGGCTCCTGAATAACCTCACTG CAAATAGTCCTAGTTTCTGTACCTCCTTGCTCTCCATGGATCTGATTGAGCCCCTCTTGCAGTTGCTGCCAGTTTCTAACGTGGTGAGCGTATTG GTGCTCACAGTTCTGTGCAATGTGGCAGAGAAGGGTCCTGCTTACTGTCAACGTCTGTGGCCAGGGCCCTTGCTCCCCTGCTTGATAGGCACGCTGGCCTTCTCTGACACTGAAGTAGTAGGCCACAGTTTAGAGCTGCTGCAACTGTTGTTCCTCTATCAGCCAGAG acTGCAGAGGCCTTTCTGCAGCAATCAGGGCTGCAGGTCCTGGAGAGGCATCAGGAAGCAGCACAGCTCCAGGATCGTGTGCATGCTCTCCAGAAGACAGCTCTTCATAGGTGA
- the TMCO6 gene encoding transmembrane and coiled-coil domain-containing protein 6 isoform X4: MWSGRQGRLRPVGCAVEELRCRWREREAALRKARREQQLISKRLLRDDALEETEGGCVAMTLGEAEIQQFLGLAQRGTEEKEREKALVSLRRGLQHPETQQAFILLEGSMRTLVGLLTSNQALLQLEAARCLHELSHSEQSAVAEACLPATSYLLTYLSSHSSDFIELCLYTLGNLIVESEAVRRQLLPQGIVPSLAACIQSPHLTVLEALGYALSQLLQAKEAPEAIIPSVLGSTLPQHILQLLQPGPKLNLGVAVEFAWCLHYIICSQVNNALLISHGCLSTLGLLLLDMAGAVQRTEDARMELLACPVLRCLSNLLTEAAVEVVGGPNQLEDERVVAALFILLQFFLQKQPSLLPEGLWLLNNLTANSPSFCTSLLSMDLIEPLLQLLPVSNVVSVLVLTVLCNVAEKGPAYCQRLWPGPLLPCLIGTLAFSDTEVVGHSLELLQLLFLYQPETAEAFLQQSGLQVLERHQEAAQLQDRVHALQKTALHR, encoded by the exons ATGTGGAGCGGCCGGCAGGGCCGCCTCAGGCCGGTGGGCTGCGCAGTGGAGGAGCTACGGTGCCGCTGGAGGGAGCGGGAGGCAG CGCTGCGGAAGGCGCGGAGGGAGCAGCAACTGATCAGTAAGAGGCTGCTGAGAGATGACGCCCTGGAGGAAACTGAAGGGGGATGTGTGGCCATGACCCTCGGAGAAGCCGAG ATCCAGCAGTTCCTCGGGTTAGCGCAGCGGgggacagaggaaaaggagagagagaaggctctgGTCAGCCTTCGTCGAGGCTTGCAGCATCCTGAGACACAGCAGGCCTTCATCTT GCTGGAGGGCAGCATGCGGACCTTGGTCGGGCTTCTGACCAGCAACCAAGCCCTGTTGCAGCTTGAGGCCGCTCGGTGCCTTCATGAGCTCTCTCATTCTGAGCAGTCTGCGGTGGCTGAGGCCTGCCTGCCAGCTACTTCCTACCTTCTCACCTACCTCTCCAGTCACAGCTCAGACTTTATA GAGCTCTGTCTGTATACATTGGGTAACCTGATTGTGGAGAGTGAGGCTGTGAGAAGGCAGCTTCTGCCACAGGGCATCGTTCCATCTTTGGCCGCCTGCATCCAG TCTCCCCATCTGACTGTGCTGGAAGCCCTTGGATATGCCTTGTCCCAGCTCCTGCAGGCTAAGGAAGCTCCAGAGGCGATCATCCC CTCCGTTTTGGGCTCCACTCTCCCCCAGCATATCCTGCAACTGTTGCAACCTGGCCCAAAGCTGAACCTTGGAGTCGCTGTGGAGTTTGCCTGGTGCCTGCACTATATCATCTGCAG CCAGGTCAACAATGCCCTGCTTATCTCCCATGGTTGTCTGTCCACTCTGGGCCTGCTGCTATTAGACATGGCTGGGGCTGTCCAGAGAACTGAGGATGCAAGGATGGAGCTG CTGGCATGCCCTGTGCTTCGGTGTCTAAGCAACCTGCTAACAGAAGCAGCAGTGGAAGTTGTGGGAGGGCCAAATCAGCTTGAAGATGAGCGTGTCGTGGCCGCTTTATTTATCCTCCTGCAGTTCTTCCTCCAGAAACAGCCCAGCCTTCTCCCTGAGGGCCTCTGGCTCCTGAATAACCTCACTG CAAATAGTCCTAGTTTCTGTACCTCCTTGCTCTCCATGGATCTGATTGAGCCCCTCTTGCAGTTGCTGCCAGTTTCTAACGTGGTGAGCGTATTG GTGCTCACAGTTCTGTGCAATGTGGCAGAGAAGGGTCCTGCTTACTGTCAACGTCTGTGGCCAGGGCCCTTGCTCCCCTGCTTGATAGGCACGCTGGCCTTCTCTGACACTGAAGTAGTAGGCCACAGTTTAGAGCTGCTGCAACTGTTGTTCCTCTATCAGCCAGAG acTGCAGAGGCCTTTCTGCAGCAATCAGGGCTGCAGGTCCTGGAGAGGCATCAGGAAGCAGCACAGCTCCAGGATCGTGTGCATGCTCTCCAGAAGACAGCTCTTCATAGGTGA
- the TMCO6 gene encoding transmembrane and coiled-coil domain-containing protein 6 isoform X3: MRTLVGLLTSNQALLQLEAARCLHELSHSEQSAVAEACLPATSYLLTYLSSHSSDFIELCLYTLGNLIVESEAVRRQLLPQGIVPSLAACIQSPHLTVLEALGYALSQLLQAKEAPEAIIPSVLGSTLPQHILQLLQPGPKLNLGVAVEFAWCLHYIICSQVNNALLISHGCLSTLGLLLLDMAGAVQRTEDARMELLACPVLRCLSNLLTEAAVEVVGGPNQLEDERVVAALFILLQFFLQKQPSLLPEGLWLLNNLTANSPSFCTSLLSMDLIEPLLQLLPVSNVVSVLVLTVLCNVAEKGPAYCQRLWPGPLLPCLIGTLAFSDTEVVGHSLELLQLLFLYQPETAEAFLQQSGLQVLERHQEAAQLQDRVHALQKTALHR, translated from the exons ATGCGGACCTTGGTCGGGCTTCTGACCAGCAACCAAGCCCTGTTGCAGCTTGAGGCCGCTCGGTGCCTTCATGAGCTCTCTCATTCTGAGCAGTCTGCGGTGGCTGAGGCCTGCCTGCCAGCTACTTCCTACCTTCTCACCTACCTCTCCAGTCACAGCTCAGACTTTATA GAGCTCTGTCTGTATACATTGGGTAACCTGATTGTGGAGAGTGAGGCTGTGAGAAGGCAGCTTCTGCCACAGGGCATCGTTCCATCTTTGGCCGCCTGCATCCAG TCTCCCCATCTGACTGTGCTGGAAGCCCTTGGATATGCCTTGTCCCAGCTCCTGCAGGCTAAGGAAGCTCCAGAGGCGATCATCCC CTCCGTTTTGGGCTCCACTCTCCCCCAGCATATCCTGCAACTGTTGCAACCTGGCCCAAAGCTGAACCTTGGAGTCGCTGTGGAGTTTGCCTGGTGCCTGCACTATATCATCTGCAG CCAGGTCAACAATGCCCTGCTTATCTCCCATGGTTGTCTGTCCACTCTGGGCCTGCTGCTATTAGACATGGCTGGGGCTGTCCAGAGAACTGAGGATGCAAGGATGGAGCTG CTGGCATGCCCTGTGCTTCGGTGTCTAAGCAACCTGCTAACAGAAGCAGCAGTGGAAGTTGTGGGAGGGCCAAATCAGCTTGAAGATGAGCGTGTCGTGGCCGCTTTATTTATCCTCCTGCAGTTCTTCCTCCAGAAACAGCCCAGCCTTCTCCCTGAGGGCCTCTGGCTCCTGAATAACCTCACTG CAAATAGTCCTAGTTTCTGTACCTCCTTGCTCTCCATGGATCTGATTGAGCCCCTCTTGCAGTTGCTGCCAGTTTCTAACGTGGTGAGCGTATTG GTGCTCACAGTTCTGTGCAATGTGGCAGAGAAGGGTCCTGCTTACTGTCAACGTCTGTGGCCAGGGCCCTTGCTCCCCTGCTTGATAGGCACGCTGGCCTTCTCTGACACTGAAGTAGTAGGCCACAGTTTAGAGCTGCTGCAACTGTTGTTCCTCTATCAGCCAGAG acTGCAGAGGCCTTTCTGCAGCAATCAGGGCTGCAGGTCCTGGAGAGGCATCAGGAAGCAGCACAGCTCCAGGATCGTGTGCATGCTCTCCAGAAGACAGCTCTTCATAGGTGA